AGTTTTCTGATAAGTCACAAGTTATACATATACAACCAAACACAATTCATTTCATTATAACACAACGTGTGCAGTTACAAGTCAaccaagtcaaacagtcaaagtcaatggtcaaagtcaacgtgcattaaatacaaaatgaaagtcaaaagttcgagttgtcacagtgtaagccacgtattaaagagttttgcttgaggacaagcaaaaattcaagtgtggggatatttgacgtgtgtaaaatgcaacatataaattacatcaaatgaggcataaaactaaccctttttaagttctaatgttggaaaaagagtgtttttgtcttccttttgtattttcaggattaaatgagctcaaattaacaaaagaggcaaaaaggcagctaaatctaacataaatacaagaaaaggaacataagtggattgcccgaccccacaacagcatcctcccaagcaaaacagagaaggcagaagactgaacacgccccgtgctcagccagcacggggccgtgcccaagaagcagcagataagacaaacctatagaagcttctattgcccaccacggggccgtgcccagtgaacacgggggcgtggcgaaagtactgcaggcgcattaattgtaattgcgaattacaattaatgaggagagagattgtcagacaggcacggcgccgtgcccagcggacacggggccgtgcccaggcttctgttcaacctataaataagagtgcttggtttcattgcaactcatcccttggcacaccacctctctcacacttcatccaccatccaccaccatcacaacaccatcatccaccaccatcatccattgtccatcatagagtgtgtgagtcatctcgggatccaagattgatcgtaagagttcttgacaatcaaggccatgtttgcctaagtctcttacatcacttggtgaagacaagtgtttagtataatactttttatttttaatcttttgcactttttatttggttttgtattaatgagtttaataactagttgcttatgttgaaggtgattcttccttatcgtttgtccgtggtgtcttggcattattttactgtctatataaaataaaagattttcaccatccatatctccacggtctatatggaggtatgttggctacctggtcgggggttaagggaacggtttggtaagggtcttgcccttgttcagcgtttacaggtcctgcaagggacctgggtcaaatttagtaggatctccttcaatacccaacggtattggatggcggggatctaaactctttgaccccctcataagttaactactattaatactataacccagctatttaggactgtatccctgttgactcagactacttagtcgagggtaacgtcatctccaaaagaggggcctaccataatttgcattaataacataattcattatctttcaataatccgaccctttaagattgtatccttgctgactcaaactactgggttgagggtaatgtcgccttcaaaagaggggcctactacaataactaagataatctcttaaacaagtgcaaaagtgcgaaaataatcaaaggttatactaatacacgagtcggatccaagtgattcatcttgtctatctgttttttttatttttattttatttttcagcatttagttagttttattttcttagtttaaaaatctttttctaacattttgatttggttagacgttgaggataaaccggtactaaaagctcttgtgtccttggacgacctcggtatcttaccaacactatactacgtccacgatgggtgcacttgcccatatgtgtgtttagtgttagtaaatatcgtgttttataaatttaaaacttggctaaaagtgtaaaaagggcttaaaatatatatttaaaatataacacacttcacgcacatcagacGCCTCCTATGGAgccaatcctccctcaagaggattggaacctagcaatTGGAGTTAACAatcctaccggatgggatgacatccCCTCGGAACCTCCTCTTGACAATttgcaagaagtcccggtggaagttacACCCCCTCAAAATAATGATGCGAATGAGCCCGCCTTTCTTCTCCCGAGGGAGATAGaagagtggctcgccgacatgtgagggACCCATGTCCGGagaaaattattttctaaaattttgcTATTAGAATAAACTATAGGCTAGAACTTCTTTTCGGgtttagacttcttgtgttttctgACCTATTTATCTAAAGTTTTAGTTTATTATGATTATTGTGTAACTCTCTCTAATgaatggaatgatggttttaattAAATTGGTATTTGGATGATGTTGTCATGGGTAatacacactcgggatggtgaacgATACCAAGGGAAACTTAAACCAGCacccccatgcacaaaaacagagcctcccgacagTTTTTCTTCGTttcagcaagttcagcacgggccgtgcccacccaacacggccccgtgctgaacaatCTGCAggaaatcgcccagttcaggtaactggacacggggcgtgttcgctgaacacacccccgtgcccaggcttctgtttctttttaatgatttctgttactggcaacctgaacacggggccatacCCGGACACCACAggcccgtgtccagacgcccagtaacattaaaatttgtttttaacacacctattacacattcaatcaacctaaaaacttatttttgggacacattgaggacaatgtgtaattcaagtggggggatgctaaaaccttgaattttgcaagtcctaatcacaagccttacacaaaactctattggaaccgctaatcaccccaaattttttcaaaaagttttcatttttttacttgtctcggtttaatttgggaattacaagttttaaaaaggttatatttttacaaatttacaaccgacagcgtcgtgataaaaagaaccaacataagaaaattatgaaacggcatgacaaatctagttaaaatttgattatatataattgatcacataaaaacccattcccacaaaaagtgagttttgagcctttattgagcattcaaatacacatctttaaactaaatgctcattcttggtttcttgtgtgaatagccgtatggtttcttacaactctagaacttgccacgacgattcattcccggtccttaccaacttaaacccgagtaagtaaatgatggaggcattatgACTAACCCTTtctatttctacaccattatttttctctttttttaccacctacccaaaatccccctagttaacccctttgagcccaaaccttttcatttcttaacccacaaaacaaatacccttttacccaccaaaaccctttttcattttaaaccctttattttagtaaaaagctcggtttttcatatgacattccttatcaaaaaaaaatgaagccaagaaataaaacaaacaagttcatcaaaaagaactttgtttgaagaattgcttcattaaaataaaaagttatggaaaaaaataaaagtcttacgaaaaccgacgctttttacgcctttcgcccttttctactaaccactaacccatccacctacctttaacccaagcgtaacccttccccaaagtcctcttgatatttacaaaggtgtatagttaaaaaggaggattgattgcttggcaagcatatggtagaagtaagttccatgccactctcgagagtttcacaaaaatacatcttcggctgagtgttgagtgatctcccgtgaggtatgtgaacttgtatataaatggaattttaatgaggcatgttatgcccaaataagtaatttatatgtaatgttctaaataaatcatgacgaataggattgtaaataaaataaaaataaaacctaataaaaatcttggaatcccgacactctatgacaagccccaaaaccttctcttctacccattccatttgggagtgtaagccacattataaagagttttgcttgaggacaagcaaagattcaagtgtgggggtatttgatgtgtataaaatccaacatataaattacatcaaatgtggcataaaactaacacttttttagtactaatgttggaaaaagtgtgcttttgtcttccttttgtattttcaggattaaatgagctcaaatgaacaaaagaagcaaaaggcagctaaatctaacaagaatacaagaaaaggaataaacgtggcatgcccgacccctcgacagcatcttcccaagcaaaaacaagagaatagaaggctgaacacgccccgtgctcactaAGCACGGGGGCTGCCCAAGTTTCTGctgaaaagacaaagttgtagaagcttctatcacccactacgggggcgtgcccagcggacacggggccgtggtcaactctaagatttgtagaatctaggaaaatcttgatagtaaaGATACatttctgcacacggggtcatgcccagcggacacggtggcgtggtcaactaatgcagacaaactgcatttaatgaagaaagagaagatggatggacacggggccgtgtccgagcttctgtgcaggctataaataggggtgcttggctcactagcaaatcatcccttggcaaaccacctctatcacacttcacccacccaccaccaccatcaaaacccacatccaccaccatcatccatcatccatcatagagtgtgtgtagtagtctcgggatccaagattgatagtaagagttcttgacaataaAAGGCCatatttgcctaagtctcttacatcacttggtgaaaacaagcatttagtgtaatactttttattttttatcctttcgcactttttatttggttatgtattaatgactttaataactagtttcttatgttgaaggtgaatcttccttatcatttgtctgtggtgtcttggcgttattttactgtctatataaaataaaagatttacaccattcatatctccatggtctatatggagatatgttgactacctggtcgggggttaagggaatggtttggtaagagtcttgccttgttcagtgtatagatcctgcaaggacctgggtcaagtttagtaggacctccttcaatacccactagtaTCGGATGGCGGGGGTttgaatttcttgatcccctcatatgtaagctactatttaagcattaacccggctacttaggattgtatccttgctgacttaaactactgggttgagggtaacgtgaccttcaaaagagggcctactactataactaagataatctcttaaaaagtgcaaaagtgcggaaataatcaaaggttacactaaagacgagtcggatccaagtgattcatcttgtctatctgtttttatttttatttttattttcagcatttttagttttcattttctagtttaaaacttttttctaaacttttgatttgattagacgttgaggataaaccggtattaaaagctcttgtgtccttggacgatctcggtatcttaccaacactatactacgctcacgatgggtgcacttgcccatatgtgtgtttggtgttagtaaatatcgtgttttataaatttaaaacttgactattatgttaaaaagggctaaaaatatacttaaaaatatatcacacacatCAATCAACCTAATAAAAATTAGTTAAAAACAAAAGGTTCCGAGTTACAATGTTTGATTGCGGGTGgtaaaaaaataccaaaaaagaTAAAGCTGACTTGTATGGAAACCAAAATACAATTAAGTGTGTGATTGTTGGAGTTAATAGTTTTGTTCACATAACTGAATGATTCATGGGTATCCATATAAATGTATTTTAGTTGGTTATTTATTCATGAAAATACCATATCAAGTTAATTGTTACAAGGCATTATGTAGTTGACTTGATAGGCGATATGAACATATCGTGATGCAACCATTTTTCAGATCAAGAAGCAATGGAAGGAATCAATTTTTTGATTCTATTGTTAATTATTCAATTTGTAGTTTGTGAATATAATTTGTATTGGGTGGATCGGTTAAAAAACCCACTCAGGAACATGTAATTGTTTGTTTTCTTTGGCTCTATCTTTACTTGATAGTCACTTCTATAAAATTCCATTGTTAAAAATTGGTGAAGGCATTTGTTATAAGGATATGATATAAAGTTGGATTCAAAAGTACACTCTTATTAACTTATTCTACACATACAAGAAGTCATGCCCATTATTACATATATAAGGAGTACTTACTGATGATCCAAGATAAAACATTCTTATAATACTCGACTCATGAAATTATATATGATACATCCAGCTCGAATATGCTTATCATCAGTTTTGAGTTTCTTCACCACCATGACCTTTGCCATGCCCTCCACGGCCACCACGACCTTTGCCATGCCCTCCATGTCCACCACCGTTGTATCCTCCATGTCTGCCGCCTTTGTTGTATCCTCCACGTCCATCAACGTTGTATCGTCCGCCTCCGTTGTTGTATCCTCCATGTCCGCCGCCGTTGTTGTACCCTCCGTGTCCACGGCTATCACGGTTGTATCCACCCATGAGGCCGTCAAACTTTTTGGGTAATTCCTCCCCCAATTTCTCACATAGCTGGGTATGTTTCAACCCATTGATGAAGCTGCATATCTTCATTACTTCGGGGACTCCCTTTATGCTCTCCTTGATGAACCTTTCCATGTACTGATCCACCCGTTCATTCTCCTTTTGGCGAATATGCATGATCTTGTTGTGGTTCTTGGCCACCTTTCTTTGCTGGTTGAAATTTCTGAGGAATTTATTGCTTAGATCCTAGTAAGTGTCTATACTTCCTGCTGGAAGACTATCAAACCAAAGGCGAGCTCCCTTAGTCAACATTTGCACAAACATGTGACACCAAGTAAGCATGGACCATCTGCCCACTTGACTAACCCCCTGAAGGCATGGAGATGGTCCTCTGGATCTTTGGTGCCATCACACCTATCCAGGTTATGAGGGGGCTTGAGTTTTGGAGGCAAAGGTTCCTCAGCAATCCTCCTAGTGAACGTTGAGACCTCTGCCAGGTCTTTTGGCAAATATGGCTTGTCTAACATGTTGCTACCTTCACCTCTATCGTTTTTGTGATCTCCTTTATCATCTCCTTTCTCCTTCATTATCGCGACATTTTCTTCAGGGGTCATTTGCTTGAATACTGCCATGAAAGTTGCCAAGGGGTCTGGGTTAGCACCCCCGTCGTGGGAAGCAGTGTTACCCTCATTTCGTGGTGTGTCAAAGACGAGTCGTGACCGCAAGCTTTCCAACCTTTCCATCTTTTCTAAAACGTCCAGTTGCTTTCGTAGCTCATCCTTGTGTCTGGACACAAATTCCGGTGTGATATCACTCTTTTTGGACGGTGGTTTCGTGTCGTTGATGGCTTCAAATTCAAATTCACCGGTAATGTCCTGAATAGTAACTGGTCCTTCAGTTGCCTGAGTCACCTCCTTTATCTTAAAGTTGGGAGATCGTGAAGTCGCCATTTTGTGGATCATTTTTGAAAGGTTCACAACGTAAATGTTCTTGTTGGGATATCTTTGTTGACAGAGGTCCCatggatggcgccaatgtcgaatcCCCTAAATCCAGTTGGATGTTAATGAGACTCGTCAAAGCTCTGATGGGCCTTCCTTTTAACCTACAAAACAGAACACTgttagcctcgtcacggaggGCCCCGAAGGAATATCCTGGTGTGAATCCTGGGCGTGAAAATAAGAAAACTTACCGGAAATATGGAGTTATTCCGACGAGCTGGAGTCGCCGGAATGTCCTGGTGTGAATCTTGGGCTCAGTGTATTTAATGTGATTCGGAGAATGTCCGAAGTTATGGTGCTTGTGCGAGTAAATGCTTAAGGTATTGAATGCATACCCTGGATGATCATGAGAGTGTCTTATATATAACAAGATTGTGGTATCAAGCAGTTGAGATCCTTAATCGACCCAACGGTCTCCCATGTGCCATCTTATATCTCTGACCACGTGAACTATGTGTCACCTTCTTGCCGGAGGAATGGTTCTCGCCATTAATGTGGTAAGTACTTACCTCGTACTTTACCGACCGTTTGTTTTTTTCTCTTCTTGCAGGTCATTAATGACCCTACAGAGAAGAAGATCTTAGAGGTTCTTTTCCTTTCTCGCCTTTTTCATGTGTAGCAAATCTGGAATAACAATTGGGCCTATTATGGGGCCCCGTCGACATAAACCATGCATATAATGCCTCTTCATTTTCTATATAACCTAATTGTATTGATAGACCCCGTACAACATCGTTACTGTTAACtgtatttgttattttttttttgggttttgatATGAGTAAGTTTCAGTATTTATAGGTATTTTCCACTACTTAAGGGAACTTATACCGTACATAACTCGTAACTCGTTGTTTTATGTTCCACAACTATCGTAAATATCATTTAAAACTGATTTCACGTGATAATATGTGGGTCAACCCTTGTTATACAAATTTAATGTATAAAGTTGAGATGACCAGAAAAAAAAATGGTTTGTCTTAAACGATATATAAAATTTTGTATACCTTAAAAAGCAGAATCTTTATGTTAATATGCAGTGCGATAAACGTTTGTTTATTAATTATCAAATAAAATGAAGTTTCCAAATATGTGTACGAAGTAGATTTACGTTAATATGCAGTGCAATAAAAGTTTGTTTATTAATTATCAAATAAAATGAAGTTTTACGAAGTAGATTTATGTTAATATGCAGTGCAATAAAAGTttgtttattaattaaaaaataaaatgaagTTTCCAAATATGTGTACGAAGTAGATAaattatttaataatatttaagtAATGAGACATGTAGAATTGAATAAGATGATATTTACCCGTGATGGATTTAGAAAATTATTATAGGGAtaacgtttcaaaaaaaaaagggtaacaaaattgaaaaaacgttaaatttttcaaaaatttacaGTAAATCGAAGCGTTAAGGGGTAACGAAGGTTACCCCTTCTTGAAGGGTAGATCCGCCCCTGATATTTACAATAGATATTACTACGGCTGTGTAGCATGCATGATTCAAAATAAATATACTCTTTTACCTG
This is a stretch of genomic DNA from Helianthus annuus cultivar XRQ/B chromosome 16, HanXRQr2.0-SUNRISE, whole genome shotgun sequence. It encodes these proteins:
- the LOC110917701 gene encoding abscisic acid and environmental stress-inducible protein isoform X4, with product MASKTFLLLALVFAVVLLITSEVAARDLASKHDGEVDGRSGYNRGSGGHGGYNNGGGRYNVDGRGGYNKGGRHGGYNGGGHGGHGKGRGGRGGHGKGHGGEETQN